Proteins encoded by one window of Chondromyces crocatus:
- a CDS encoding YncE family protein, with product MIPFITFGLASLAGACSDDVPKGPPTSSGAGAGGSVDPEDPKSCAADPLPLQNPRAHTLGETFYLPRVLDDADCAQLTWQLASAPQNSQNLVHAKGAPEPRFTPDVAGEYLFRLDDQASTELRLTTVARTPADRYRNHYLSPLFGAARVDGELWTANGASYTVTRLVTDGPGNWTKAHELPVGSWPAAIAHHPGAEHVLVAQRGSDTIGFIHRERLVLEDALWVGDEPTGLALSPDGARLYVTLPTMGAVAIVDVAARELVGRIDVGFDPRAIVVSSDGAHLYVASYRSGNRVKDTRGTYGPDDDQDIWIIDTQTGLVETVVEGVAADLRALALSPEGDELYVAATDGDPEPTQTDPSAEPFVHQVVVVGADPTRADFGTVLRRADLTRQPSSTGAVVNPSGILVTDDRVWVASEASDLVVALDRVTLEEQTRAAVGAGPRQLVALDDGAGGHLLAVHAHQHFAVNLLDSTGADRGTVPLTDDPRPPAVALGERVFTRPGGGFAGNHACSSCHVEAQNSGMIWNFGPSIWHNVRPLQLLDATTPLEWGAYVSSTQNFGYQGPSSIVGRPATPEEAEGLGAFLGSLLGAPRETGWTRLDGSYTDAALRGKALFEGEALCVGCHTPPLYTSRDTIDRGKSGVPADVPTLLGVYRHGIYFVAGQARGLPAALDVALDYVNVALTDDQRSDLLQFLYELTPKGAAPLGIWPDRDSNDALHADVRPAVTFADAIDDTQGKSAADVAADYLVLEHEQGLRVPGRVEITGHRLDFVPDAPLDPGATYRFRVLEGLPFLSGGALWGERVTEFTVARPATAAWPEAMTMIVEVPGPGGQVVPIPLALEPSATPRAGGLTLVVKPQLFGNQQRQPVWARLDGARFLMQPLALPINPTGVGDASWIEGSVTSVVGGNIAEIQGTLRITGPGITIPDVRFTITPTGP from the coding sequence TTGATCCCCTTCATCACCTTCGGCCTCGCCAGCCTCGCTGGCGCGTGTTCCGACGACGTGCCGAAAGGCCCCCCCACCTCCAGCGGTGCCGGCGCTGGCGGCTCGGTCGACCCCGAAGATCCCAAGAGCTGCGCCGCCGACCCGCTCCCCCTCCAGAACCCGCGCGCGCACACCCTCGGCGAGACCTTCTACCTCCCCCGTGTCCTCGACGACGCCGACTGCGCCCAGCTCACCTGGCAGCTCGCCTCGGCGCCCCAGAACAGCCAGAACCTCGTCCACGCAAAGGGCGCCCCCGAGCCCCGCTTCACCCCTGACGTCGCCGGCGAGTACCTCTTCCGCCTCGACGACCAGGCCAGCACCGAGCTCCGCCTCACCACCGTCGCCCGCACCCCCGCCGACCGCTACCGCAACCACTACCTCTCGCCCCTCTTCGGCGCCGCGCGCGTCGACGGCGAGCTGTGGACCGCCAACGGCGCTTCCTACACCGTCACCCGCCTCGTCACCGATGGCCCCGGGAACTGGACCAAGGCTCACGAGCTTCCTGTCGGCTCCTGGCCTGCCGCCATCGCGCATCACCCGGGCGCCGAGCACGTCCTCGTCGCCCAGCGAGGCAGCGACACCATCGGCTTCATCCACCGCGAGCGCCTCGTCCTCGAAGACGCCCTCTGGGTCGGCGACGAGCCCACCGGACTCGCCCTCTCACCCGACGGCGCGCGCCTCTACGTCACCCTTCCCACCATGGGCGCCGTCGCCATCGTCGACGTGGCCGCGCGTGAACTCGTCGGCCGCATCGACGTCGGCTTCGACCCGCGCGCGATCGTCGTCTCGTCGGATGGCGCCCACCTCTACGTCGCCTCGTACCGCTCCGGCAACCGCGTCAAGGACACCCGCGGCACCTACGGCCCCGACGACGATCAGGACATCTGGATCATCGACACCCAGACCGGCCTCGTCGAGACCGTCGTCGAAGGCGTCGCCGCCGACCTCCGCGCCCTCGCCCTCTCCCCCGAAGGCGACGAACTCTACGTCGCCGCCACCGACGGCGACCCCGAGCCCACCCAGACCGATCCTTCCGCCGAGCCCTTCGTGCACCAGGTCGTCGTCGTGGGCGCCGATCCCACCCGCGCCGACTTCGGCACCGTCCTCCGTCGCGCCGACCTCACCCGCCAGCCCAGCTCCACGGGCGCCGTCGTCAACCCGTCCGGCATCCTCGTCACCGACGACCGCGTATGGGTCGCCTCCGAGGCCAGTGACCTCGTCGTCGCCCTCGACCGCGTCACCCTCGAAGAGCAAACCCGCGCCGCCGTCGGTGCAGGCCCACGTCAGCTCGTCGCCCTCGACGACGGCGCGGGTGGCCACCTCCTCGCCGTCCACGCCCACCAGCACTTCGCCGTGAACCTCCTCGACAGCACCGGCGCCGACCGCGGCACCGTGCCGCTCACCGACGACCCGCGCCCTCCGGCCGTCGCCCTCGGCGAGCGCGTCTTCACCCGCCCTGGCGGCGGCTTCGCCGGCAACCACGCCTGCTCCAGCTGCCACGTCGAGGCCCAGAACAGCGGCATGATCTGGAACTTCGGCCCCAGCATCTGGCACAACGTCCGCCCCCTCCAGCTCCTCGACGCCACCACCCCCCTCGAATGGGGCGCCTACGTCTCCAGCACCCAGAACTTCGGCTACCAGGGCCCCAGCTCCATCGTCGGCCGCCCTGCCACCCCCGAAGAAGCCGAAGGCCTCGGCGCCTTCCTCGGCTCCCTCCTCGGCGCTCCCCGCGAAACCGGCTGGACCCGCCTCGACGGCAGCTACACCGACGCCGCCTTGCGTGGCAAAGCCCTCTTCGAAGGCGAAGCCCTCTGCGTCGGCTGCCACACCCCACCGCTCTACACCAGCCGCGACACCATCGACCGCGGCAAGTCCGGCGTCCCCGCCGACGTCCCCACCCTCCTCGGCGTCTACCGCCACGGCATCTACTTCGTCGCCGGCCAGGCCCGCGGCCTCCCTGCCGCGCTCGACGTCGCCCTCGACTACGTCAACGTCGCCCTCACCGACGACCAGCGCAGCGACCTCCTCCAGTTCCTCTACGAGCTGACCCCCAAGGGCGCCGCTCCCCTCGGCATCTGGCCCGATCGCGACAGCAACGACGCCCTCCACGCCGACGTCCGCCCCGCGGTCACCTTCGCCGACGCCATCGACGACACCCAGGGCAAGAGCGCCGCCGACGTCGCCGCCGACTACCTCGTCCTGGAGCACGAGCAGGGCCTCCGCGTCCCGGGCCGCGTCGAGATCACGGGCCACCGCCTCGACTTCGTACCCGACGCCCCCCTCGACCCGGGCGCCACCTACCGCTTCCGCGTGCTCGAAGGCCTCCCCTTCCTCTCCGGCGGCGCCCTCTGGGGAGAGCGCGTCACCGAGTTCACCGTCGCGCGCCCGGCCACCGCCGCGTGGCCCGAAGCCATGACCATGATCGTCGAGGTCCCTGGCCCTGGCGGCCAGGTCGTCCCCATCCCCCTCGCCCTCGAACCGAGCGCCACCCCGCGCGCTGGCGGCCTCACCCTCGTCGTGAAGCCCCAGCTCTTCGGCAACCAGCAACGCCAGCCCGTGTGGGCTCGCCTCGACGGCGCCCGCTTCCTGATGCAGCCCCTGGCCCTCCCCATCAACCCCACCGGCGTGGGCGACGCCTCCTGGATCGAAGGCTCCGTCACCTCGGTCGTCGGCGGCAACATCGCCGAGATCCAGGGCACCCTGCGCATCACCGGGCCCGGGATCACCATCCCCGACGTCCGCTTCACCATCACGCCGACAGGCCCCTGA
- a CDS encoding PAAR domain-containing protein → MPAAARVGDRHVCRETQPSPHRGGPVSSGCTTVLIGEALAARVGDTAACTGPRDDLIVEGCPTVLIAGKPAARRGDRTEGGKLVEGLRTVRIGREPRPRSFR, encoded by the coding sequence ATGCCTGCAGCTGCCCGAGTCGGTGATCGACACGTTTGCCGGGAAACCCAGCCATCTCCCCACCGCGGTGGTCCTGTCAGCTCTGGCTGCACCACGGTCCTCATCGGCGAAGCCCTTGCGGCTCGCGTCGGAGACACCGCCGCATGCACCGGCCCTCGCGACGACCTCATCGTCGAGGGGTGCCCCACGGTCCTGATCGCCGGCAAGCCCGCCGCTCGTCGGGGAGATCGCACCGAGGGAGGAAAGCTCGTCGAAGGACTCCGCACGGTCCGCATCGGGCGTGAACCGCGCCCCAGGAGCTTCCGGTGA
- a CDS encoding type VI secretion system Vgr family protein, translating into MTVALLFPQHGLDLAALRLSLTDRIGAGFSAVVETSARGAPPPEQLLGQPVSLVVQAPGGERTIRGIVARIELRASTEDDQVLVVTLGPTLAPLAHRADLRIFEHRTVLQIASELLADWNLEPVVRCDESAHPPHEYRVQYAETQLDFLRRILEEEGISLLLEPSPEGPDRIVLDDAPNLREPLLDLAHAARLADAEGPAYAQLSSCHALAPTALSLRDHDFALRADVELVAHVSAEAPHAPLPTYAQELGAFFVDAPPPTDSPQLAPGARSDATRGQRVAERRLAALRAGAATFTFHTNVAAIHAGAVLRLRDVAHPLLVTAVHLDAGPERGLAVRVDAVDARNAYLPPPTIPRPLVRGVQTARVTGPAGQEVHVDAHGRVRVEMLWDRRPPGERSTCWVRVAHGWAGSGLGLVAIPRVGQGVLVGFLDGDPDRPVIVGRLFDGSSPHPYPLPQNATKTGLRTSTLPGGEGFNELSFEDAQGRELVYLRAERDRETLVRANDRLRIDGNRDKAVLADETIAVAGNRGARVGSTDVVEVGARFTAAVAGGTTSIDMTQGNIRLTTGAASLELDGPDARLVAEGAIDVTARTVSVRGTTTLRIEAGTEIHIETAQGDVVLQGGPFVRINPADAEPLGDEPDVGRLPIALPADVDLVASLDDAADAASFDPDRPGGIGELLTPGGAWDFLGRGDAWRTFHFFHAGAVSSAAGLPLGAILRQEGQRYETRVGKDPERGDPGNGLWGGKAPYGLEPADAEALEQGATWFASTFGAS; encoded by the coding sequence GTGACCGTTGCGCTCCTTTTTCCGCAGCACGGCCTCGACCTCGCCGCCCTTCGCCTCTCCCTCACGGACCGGATCGGCGCTGGCTTCAGTGCCGTCGTCGAGACCTCGGCGCGTGGCGCACCACCGCCCGAACAGCTCCTCGGTCAGCCTGTGAGCCTCGTCGTCCAGGCGCCCGGCGGCGAGCGCACGATCCGTGGCATCGTCGCCCGCATCGAGCTCCGCGCCTCCACGGAAGACGACCAGGTCCTCGTGGTCACCCTCGGCCCCACACTCGCGCCTCTCGCGCACCGGGCCGACCTCCGCATCTTCGAGCACCGCACCGTCCTCCAGATCGCCAGCGAGCTGCTCGCCGACTGGAACCTCGAGCCCGTCGTGCGTTGCGACGAGAGCGCGCACCCGCCGCACGAGTACCGCGTCCAGTACGCCGAGACGCAGCTCGACTTCCTGCGACGCATCCTCGAAGAAGAAGGCATCTCCCTCCTCCTGGAACCTTCTCCCGAGGGACCGGACCGCATCGTCCTCGACGACGCCCCGAACCTCCGCGAGCCCCTCCTCGACCTCGCCCACGCCGCGCGGCTCGCCGACGCCGAGGGCCCTGCCTACGCCCAGCTCAGCTCGTGCCACGCCCTGGCCCCCACGGCCCTCTCCCTGCGTGACCACGACTTCGCGCTCCGCGCCGACGTCGAACTCGTGGCCCACGTCAGCGCCGAGGCCCCGCACGCCCCGCTCCCCACCTACGCGCAGGAGCTCGGCGCCTTCTTCGTCGACGCCCCCCCACCCACGGACAGCCCTCAGCTCGCCCCAGGCGCCCGCAGCGACGCCACCCGTGGCCAGCGCGTCGCCGAGCGCCGCCTCGCTGCCCTTCGCGCTGGCGCCGCGACCTTCACCTTCCACACCAACGTCGCGGCGATCCATGCGGGCGCCGTGCTTCGTCTCCGCGACGTCGCCCATCCCCTTCTCGTCACCGCCGTGCACCTCGACGCTGGCCCCGAGCGTGGCCTCGCCGTTCGTGTCGACGCCGTCGACGCGCGAAACGCCTACCTGCCCCCGCCCACCATCCCTCGCCCCCTCGTCCGTGGCGTCCAGACCGCGCGCGTCACCGGCCCGGCCGGCCAGGAGGTCCATGTCGACGCGCACGGCCGCGTCCGCGTCGAGATGCTCTGGGATCGCCGCCCCCCCGGCGAGCGCAGCACCTGCTGGGTGCGCGTCGCCCACGGCTGGGCGGGCTCCGGCCTCGGCCTCGTTGCCATCCCTCGCGTCGGCCAGGGCGTCCTCGTCGGCTTCCTCGACGGCGACCCCGACCGCCCCGTCATCGTCGGCCGGCTCTTCGACGGCTCCTCGCCCCACCCCTATCCCTTGCCCCAGAACGCCACCAAGACGGGCCTTCGTACCTCGACCCTCCCGGGCGGTGAGGGCTTCAACGAACTCTCCTTCGAGGACGCCCAGGGCCGCGAGCTGGTGTACCTCCGGGCCGAGCGCGACCGGGAGACCCTCGTCCGGGCCAACGACCGCCTCCGCATCGACGGCAACCGCGACAAGGCCGTCCTCGCCGACGAGACCATCGCCGTCGCTGGCAACCGCGGCGCGCGCGTCGGGAGCACGGACGTCGTCGAGGTCGGCGCCCGCTTCACCGCCGCCGTGGCGGGCGGGACCACCAGCATCGACATGACCCAGGGCAACATCCGCCTGACCACCGGCGCGGCCAGCCTGGAACTCGACGGCCCGGACGCCCGCCTCGTCGCCGAGGGCGCCATCGACGTCACCGCGCGGACCGTCTCCGTGCGCGGCACCACCACCCTCCGCATCGAAGCCGGGACCGAGATCCACATCGAGACCGCGCAGGGCGACGTGGTGCTCCAGGGCGGCCCCTTCGTCCGGATCAACCCCGCCGACGCCGAACCCCTCGGCGACGAGCCCGACGTCGGACGACTCCCCATCGCCCTCCCTGCCGACGTCGACCTCGTCGCCAGCCTCGACGACGCCGCCGACGCCGCGAGCTTCGACCCCGACCGACCCGGTGGCATCGGCGAGCTGCTCACGCCCGGCGGTGCCTGGGACTTCCTCGGCCGCGGCGACGCCTGGCGCACGTTCCACTTCTTCCACGCCGGCGCCGTCTCCAGCGCGGCCGGCCTCCCGCTGGGCGCCATCCTCCGCCAGGAAGGCCAGCGCTACGAGACCCGCGTCGGCAAGGACCCGGAGCGGGGTGATCCGGGCAACGGTCTGTGGGGCGGCAAGGCGCCCTACGGCCTCGAACCTGCCGACGCCGAGGCCCTCGAGCAAGGCGCCACCTGGTTCGCCAGCACCTTCGGAGCGTCATGA
- a CDS encoding type I restriction-modification system subunit M, whose translation MTYPPRAVMPPNRKDLTPDELQRHLWGSAELLRGAIDAGDYKLYVFALLFLKRLSDHFDEERPRATFFVPPCARWEVLRSAASPGEALNTACIALEDENPRLRGVLAGLDFNDARRLGDAKNRDALLSRLLRHFSELDLGDASLSEPDVLGKAYEYLVERFADDAGKKAGEFRTPTQVVDLVVALCNPEAKMRICDPTCGSGGMLLGCARYVTRNGGDASALRLHGQERNLATWSICTMNLLLQGRLHDRIEKGDTIRDPRLIDERGRLLRFDRVLANPPFSLARWGQEVALCDPHDRFRHGVPQRANGDFAFIQHIVATLDVRGQAIIVVPHGVLFRGGVEADIRRQLLAEDLFEAVIGLPPNLFYGTGIPAAVLVLNRAKRAERKGKILFIDASRHYEERPARNRLRPEDIDRIVQAFRAFSDVPRYAQVIALRDIADQHFLNISRYVDASEPNEPLRPNLGAAIARLRELETARAVADARLQAVLRDLGYDG comes from the coding sequence ATGACGTACCCTCCGCGGGCCGTCATGCCTCCGAACCGGAAGGATCTCACACCCGACGAGCTGCAGCGCCACCTGTGGGGCTCGGCCGAGTTGCTGCGCGGCGCGATCGACGCGGGCGATTACAAGCTCTACGTCTTCGCGCTGCTCTTCCTCAAGCGCCTCTCCGATCACTTCGATGAAGAGCGCCCCCGCGCCACCTTCTTCGTCCCGCCCTGCGCACGCTGGGAGGTCCTTCGCTCCGCGGCCTCTCCCGGGGAAGCGCTCAACACGGCGTGCATCGCCCTCGAAGACGAGAACCCCAGGCTTCGAGGCGTCCTCGCCGGCCTCGACTTCAACGATGCGCGCCGCCTGGGTGATGCGAAGAACCGTGACGCACTGCTGTCACGTCTTCTCCGACATTTTTCCGAGCTGGATCTGGGCGACGCCTCGCTCTCGGAGCCCGACGTGCTCGGGAAGGCCTACGAGTACCTGGTCGAACGGTTCGCCGACGACGCGGGCAAGAAGGCAGGAGAGTTCCGCACGCCCACCCAGGTCGTCGACCTCGTCGTCGCCCTCTGCAACCCGGAGGCGAAGATGCGCATCTGCGATCCGACCTGCGGCTCCGGCGGCATGCTCCTCGGGTGTGCCCGGTACGTCACCCGCAACGGGGGCGATGCCAGCGCGCTTCGTCTCCACGGCCAGGAGCGCAACCTCGCCACGTGGTCCATCTGCACGATGAACCTGCTCCTCCAGGGGCGACTCCACGACCGCATCGAGAAGGGCGACACCATCCGTGACCCCCGCCTGATCGACGAGCGCGGGCGCCTCCTCCGCTTCGACCGGGTACTCGCCAACCCGCCCTTCTCCCTCGCGCGGTGGGGCCAGGAGGTCGCGCTCTGTGACCCCCACGATCGTTTCCGGCACGGCGTTCCCCAGCGCGCCAACGGCGACTTCGCCTTCATCCAGCACATCGTCGCCACCCTGGATGTGCGAGGGCAGGCGATCATCGTCGTCCCGCACGGGGTCCTCTTCCGAGGCGGTGTCGAGGCGGACATCCGGCGCCAGCTCCTCGCCGAAGACCTCTTCGAGGCCGTCATCGGCCTCCCTCCCAACCTCTTCTACGGCACCGGCATCCCCGCCGCCGTCCTCGTCTTGAACCGCGCCAAGCGGGCCGAGCGCAAGGGCAAGATCCTCTTCATCGACGCCTCGCGCCACTACGAGGAGCGCCCGGCCCGCAACCGCCTCCGCCCCGAGGACATCGACCGCATCGTGCAGGCATTTCGCGCGTTCTCCGACGTCCCCCGTTACGCCCAGGTGATCGCGCTCCGTGACATCGCCGACCAGCACTTCCTGAACATCAGCCGCTACGTCGACGCCAGCGAGCCCAACGAGCCCCTCCGGCCGAACCTGGGAGCGGCCATCGCCCGCTTGCGGGAGCTGGAGACCGCGCGGGCCGTCGCGGATGCCCGCCTCCAGGCGGTGCTCCGGGACCTGGGCTACGACGGCTGA
- a CDS encoding PH domain-containing protein, producing the protein MSPSRPWLVIALVVQGFAFAAMALLVVTFLLADRREWPQMLSDWSLWLVPFILLVTSELLRRTTSRRLVIVHEQGVTFPEGRGSRSVRWEAIERVVQEPASLRLKLREGGEIDLPAAVAKSPAVREALRAGVNDPKPG; encoded by the coding sequence GTGAGCCCGTCCAGGCCGTGGCTGGTGATCGCCCTCGTGGTCCAGGGATTTGCGTTCGCGGCGATGGCGTTGCTGGTCGTGACGTTCCTGCTCGCCGATAGAAGAGAGTGGCCGCAGATGCTGTCGGACTGGTCCCTGTGGCTGGTCCCCTTCATCCTGCTCGTGACGAGCGAGCTGCTCCGGCGCACCACGAGCCGACGGCTGGTGATCGTTCACGAGCAGGGGGTGACGTTCCCTGAAGGGCGAGGCTCGCGCTCCGTTCGGTGGGAAGCGATCGAGCGGGTGGTGCAAGAGCCTGCGTCGCTCCGCCTGAAGCTGCGTGAGGGGGGAGAGATCGATCTGCCCGCCGCCGTCGCGAAGAGCCCAGCGGTACGAGAGGCCCTGCGTGCCGGGGTGAACGATCCGAAGCCGGGGTGA
- a CDS encoding PaaI family thioesterase produces MADLEPNPFGPDQPCFGCNPDHPIGFHLRFVREGDEVVTRFTPGEQYQGPPGIMHGGLVTTLADEVAAWAVIGLLDRFGFTASLQVRLHGPVRIGVEVEGRGSITRHTSRVAHVAVRLAQGGVDTLSGEFVFAILDQAGAERLLGGPLPEAWRRFSRPPT; encoded by the coding sequence ATGGCCGATCTCGAACCCAACCCATTCGGTCCAGACCAGCCCTGCTTCGGCTGTAACCCGGATCATCCCATTGGCTTTCATCTTCGTTTCGTTCGAGAGGGCGACGAGGTGGTCACCCGCTTCACCCCCGGCGAGCAGTACCAGGGGCCTCCGGGCATCATGCATGGCGGGCTCGTGACCACCCTCGCCGACGAGGTCGCGGCGTGGGCCGTCATCGGCCTCCTGGATCGCTTCGGGTTCACGGCCTCGCTCCAGGTACGGCTCCACGGTCCCGTGCGGATCGGCGTCGAGGTCGAAGGCCGCGGCAGCATCACCCGTCACACCTCCCGCGTGGCCCACGTCGCGGTCCGCCTGGCTCAGGGCGGTGTGGACACCCTCAGCGGCGAATTCGTCTTCGCCATCCTGGATCAGGCCGGCGCGGAGCGTTTGCTGGGGGGGCCACTGCCGGAAGCCTGGCGGCGCTTCTCACGTCCCCCGACCTGA
- a CDS encoding ATP-binding cassette domain-containing protein, whose translation MSSIRLSRVSFAYSDLTPILVEVDLHLTTEWVGLVGPNGAGKTTLLRLLTGELKPDEGTLRREPAGARVSLCPQRVEHATPDILAFAEEQGGEARRLRAALSLDPATMERWSTLSPGERKRWQIGAALVFEPDLLLLDEPTNHIDAEARALLVATLREFQGIGVCVSHDRVLLDELTSTTIRVEKGTARAHPGGYSAAKSLWEAEVRSLTEAHQRARGEEKKLRRQLGDARRDHDAATANRSTRKRAKGPRDHDARGMLAKVVAEWGEKTAGRQVTLLRRQLEEAQAASSAIHVEKERGRSVFVDYQRAPSPWLFVLDAPEIRAGGSAGKRVLGEVRLSVGREDRIRIEGPNGGGKTTLVAALLEASRIPLEKVLYVPQELGEEAESALADEARALDPATRGRVMSLVAALGVDPGRLLGSARPSPGEARKLMIALGLGRHVWAVVLDEPTNHLDLPSIERLEKALAEYPGALILVTHDAAFAQACTRTRWRVEGGDVQVSGDVA comes from the coding sequence ATGTCGTCGATTCGTCTTTCTCGGGTCTCATTTGCCTATTCCGATCTCACGCCCATTCTGGTGGAGGTCGACCTGCACCTCACGACCGAATGGGTTGGCCTGGTTGGTCCCAATGGTGCGGGGAAAACGACGCTCTTGCGCCTCCTCACCGGGGAGCTGAAGCCCGACGAGGGCACGCTCCGCAGGGAGCCGGCGGGTGCGCGGGTCAGCCTCTGCCCGCAGCGCGTGGAGCACGCGACGCCCGACATCCTTGCGTTCGCCGAGGAGCAGGGGGGTGAAGCGCGACGACTCCGCGCTGCCCTCTCCCTGGATCCCGCGACGATGGAGCGGTGGAGCACCCTGTCCCCCGGCGAGCGCAAGCGCTGGCAGATCGGCGCGGCGCTCGTCTTCGAGCCCGATCTGTTGCTGCTCGACGAGCCGACGAACCACATCGACGCGGAGGCCCGCGCGCTGCTCGTCGCGACCTTGCGGGAGTTCCAGGGGATCGGGGTGTGCGTCTCGCACGACCGGGTCCTGCTCGATGAGCTCACCAGCACGACCATCCGGGTCGAGAAGGGGACCGCGCGCGCCCATCCGGGCGGCTACAGCGCCGCGAAGTCGCTCTGGGAGGCAGAGGTGCGCTCGCTGACCGAGGCGCATCAGCGCGCACGAGGAGAAGAGAAAAAGCTGCGGCGTCAGCTCGGAGACGCGCGGCGCGATCACGACGCCGCGACGGCGAACCGCAGCACCCGCAAGCGCGCGAAGGGACCGCGTGACCACGACGCACGCGGCATGCTGGCCAAGGTGGTGGCCGAGTGGGGAGAGAAAACGGCCGGGCGGCAGGTGACGCTGCTCCGACGCCAGCTCGAGGAGGCGCAGGCGGCGTCGTCGGCCATCCATGTCGAGAAGGAGCGAGGGAGGAGCGTCTTCGTGGACTACCAGCGCGCTCCATCTCCCTGGCTGTTCGTGCTCGATGCGCCGGAGATCCGGGCCGGCGGGAGCGCGGGCAAGCGCGTGCTCGGCGAGGTCAGGCTCTCGGTCGGGCGGGAGGACCGGATCCGCATCGAGGGCCCGAACGGAGGGGGGAAGACCACCCTGGTGGCTGCGCTGCTGGAGGCGTCACGGATCCCTCTGGAGAAGGTGCTTTATGTGCCTCAGGAGCTGGGGGAAGAAGCAGAGAGCGCGCTGGCCGACGAGGCACGGGCGCTGGACCCGGCCACGCGGGGGCGGGTGATGTCGCTGGTGGCCGCGCTCGGCGTGGATCCGGGGAGGCTCCTCGGGTCGGCGCGGCCTTCCCCGGGGGAGGCAAGGAAGCTCATGATCGCGCTGGGCCTGGGGCGCCACGTCTGGGCCGTGGTGCTCGACGAGCCCACGAACCACCTGGATCTCCCCTCCATCGAGCGGCTGGAGAAGGCGCTCGCCGAGTACCCGGGCGCGCTGATCCTGGTCACCCATGATGCCGCGTTCGCGCAGGCATGCACGCGAACGCGCTGGCGTGTGGAGGGGGGTGACGTCCAGGTGTCGGGAGACGTCGCGTGA
- a CDS encoding DNA alkylation repair protein gives MNIDDLMAELERLGSEQTRKTYKRHGSGDNVFGVSFAHLGMLKKRIKTDHALARQLWATGNSDARTLATMIADPAQSTLAEAEAWLKGITFPTLIDLCSRDVVSKSAYAREAVERWCASRDEFIGRAGWVLLGQLAAGESSFPDDYFAGRIQEIEATIHGVKNRTRETMNQALIRIGGRSPALRELALAAAVRIGKVEVDHGDTACKTSDAVETIEKIWARNPKGTNGAASTTATSSGGRTRRDEGRATTSGGTRGKVVGSSAAAKKATGTKSAAGTKTVPGAKKAASAKKVAGAKKAASAKKAAVRADGPRRT, from the coding sequence ATGAACATCGACGATCTGATGGCCGAACTCGAGCGGCTCGGCAGCGAACAAACCCGCAAGACGTACAAGCGGCACGGCTCGGGAGACAACGTGTTCGGCGTGAGCTTCGCCCACCTGGGGATGCTCAAGAAGCGCATCAAGACCGATCACGCGCTGGCTCGGCAACTCTGGGCCACGGGCAACTCCGATGCGCGCACCTTGGCCACGATGATTGCCGATCCAGCGCAGTCCACGCTGGCCGAAGCGGAAGCGTGGCTGAAGGGGATCACCTTCCCGACGCTCATCGACCTCTGCTCCAGAGACGTCGTGTCGAAGTCCGCCTACGCCCGGGAGGCAGTGGAGCGCTGGTGCGCGTCGAGAGACGAATTCATCGGCCGAGCTGGGTGGGTGTTGCTGGGTCAACTCGCCGCGGGTGAGTCCTCCTTTCCCGATGACTACTTCGCGGGCCGGATCCAGGAGATTGAAGCGACGATTCATGGCGTGAAGAACCGCACCCGCGAGACGATGAACCAGGCGCTGATCCGGATCGGTGGTCGCAGCCCGGCGCTCCGTGAGCTGGCGCTCGCCGCGGCGGTGCGCATCGGGAAGGTCGAGGTCGATCACGGCGATACGGCCTGCAAGACATCGGACGCCGTGGAGACCATCGAGAAGATCTGGGCCCGGAACCCGAAGGGGACGAACGGCGCAGCGAGCACCACTGCGACCTCCAGCGGTGGACGTACGCGTCGCGACGAGGGAAGAGCGACGACGTCTGGAGGCACCCGAGGGAAGGTCGTGGGGTCATCCGCGGCAGCCAAGAAGGCCACAGGTACGAAGAGCGCAGCAGGCACGAAGACGGTGCCGGGGGCGAAGAAGGCGGCGAGTGCGAAGAAGGTCGCAGGCGCGAAGAAGGCCGCGAGCGCGAAGAAAGCGGCGGTCCGCGCTGACGGTCCGCGTCGAACCTGA